A genomic segment from Pseudomonas sp. M30-35 encodes:
- a CDS encoding OsmC family protein: MKKTASAHWQGSIKQGKGTISTESGVLSKSPYGFNTRFENEPGTNPEELIGAAHAGCFSMALSLQLGEAGMTAESIDTKAEVTLDKDGDGFSITAVHLTLHAKVPGADRAAFEKAVQNAKTGCPVSKVLNTTITLEATLDT; the protein is encoded by the coding sequence ATGAAAAAGACCGCATCGGCCCATTGGCAGGGCAGTATCAAACAGGGCAAAGGCACGATCTCTACCGAGAGCGGCGTATTGTCAAAATCACCTTACGGCTTTAACACTCGCTTTGAAAACGAGCCGGGGACCAATCCTGAGGAGCTGATTGGCGCAGCGCATGCTGGCTGCTTTTCGATGGCGCTATCGCTGCAGCTTGGTGAAGCTGGAATGACCGCTGAAAGCATCGATACAAAGGCGGAGGTAACGCTGGATAAAGACGGCGATGGCTTCTCGATCACCGCCGTACATCTGACCTTGCACGCAAAAGTTCCGGGTGCTGATCGCGCCGCCTTTGAAAAAGCGGTACAGAACGCCAAAACTGGCTGCCCAGTTTCGAAAGTGCTGAATACAACCATCACCCTTGAAGCAACGCTCGACACTTAA
- a CDS encoding LLM class flavin-dependent oxidoreductase: MSALANTKISILDLAPIRDDGDAKQALSNSLDLAKHAEQLGFNRFWVAEHHNMDGIASSATSVLIGYLAANTQSIRLGSGGVMLPNHAPLVIAEQFGTLATLYPERIDLGLGRAPGADQYTARALRRDRSGSADDFPQDVEELQHYLGPRTPNQRVVAMPGSDTNVPIWLLGSSLFSAQLAGQKGLPYAFASHFAPRMMHEAIRIYRDHFTPSDVLDKPYVMLGVPLVAADTDEQAEYLVTSAYQRILSLIRGQSLVQRPPVASMDGLWLPHERNAVGEFFGLAMVGGPEKIRAKLEVLLEQTGADELMFTSDLYDFSDRKRSFEILASLR, translated from the coding sequence ATGAGTGCTTTAGCAAACACTAAAATTTCTATCCTCGATCTAGCCCCAATCCGCGATGACGGCGACGCCAAGCAGGCTTTAAGCAATTCGTTGGACTTGGCAAAACATGCCGAGCAACTGGGGTTTAACCGTTTCTGGGTGGCTGAACACCACAACATGGACGGCATCGCCAGTTCAGCGACCTCGGTCTTGATCGGTTATCTAGCGGCCAACACCCAAAGCATACGCCTCGGTTCTGGCGGCGTAATGCTGCCCAACCACGCACCGCTGGTCATTGCAGAACAATTCGGTACGCTGGCAACGCTCTATCCTGAACGCATTGACCTGGGTTTGGGCCGCGCGCCCGGCGCTGATCAATACACTGCGCGCGCGCTGCGTCGTGACCGCAGCGGTAGCGCTGATGACTTCCCGCAGGATGTAGAGGAATTACAGCACTATCTCGGCCCGCGCACGCCCAATCAGCGGGTCGTGGCCATGCCCGGCAGCGACACCAATGTGCCAATCTGGCTGCTCGGCTCTAGCCTGTTCAGCGCGCAGCTCGCGGGCCAGAAAGGGCTGCCGTATGCGTTCGCCTCGCACTTTGCACCGCGCATGATGCATGAAGCGATTCGTATCTATCGTGACCACTTCACCCCCTCGGATGTACTCGACAAACCTTATGTAATGCTCGGCGTACCGCTGGTTGCTGCAGACACTGACGAGCAAGCTGAATACCTGGTGACCTCGGCCTATCAGCGGATTCTCTCACTCATTCGCGGGCAGAGCCTGGTCCAGCGTCCGCCAGTGGCGAGCATGGATGGCTTATGGCTGCCGCATGAGCGCAACGCGGTGGGCGAGTTCTTTGGTTTGGCCATGGTCGGCGGCCCGGAAAAAATCCGCGCTAAGCTTGAAGTATTGCTTGAACAAACGGGTGCCGATGAGCTGATGTTCACCAGCGACCTCTATGACTTCAGTGACCGCAAGCGCTCCTTCGAGATACTCGCGAGCCTGCGTTGA
- a CDS encoding autotransporter domain-containing protein: MAKLATRFTLFALIAAPTAHAELMLDASDVEDRVNGVLSLMSYSMTLDLASSSLQIQDNSTGNPSIKMTQLGGGATMSKSFPLYLEGAAAYSRYDPRFVATDGAERRSIPVKWNSVSATGGVGWDFPISDEVVVRPIASVGLGYMTSDINAARIFINRKTNKQIEFLDDGQMSALGLGGAMMLDWERVRPDYEADIELRYSYMNLQQIGGDEAINGEVTAETANLWSRWRAPTGWVVMQRPLRYVLEFSHSEYLGEQRGALGFDRLSTFGLGVEFDSSAYDVFITRTRLVLRQMVGDNVSGLSLGLAVSF; encoded by the coding sequence ATGGCCAAACTTGCTACCCGGTTTACGCTCTTCGCGCTTATTGCTGCACCCACTGCTCATGCCGAACTGATGCTCGACGCCAGCGATGTCGAAGATCGGGTTAATGGTGTGCTGTCATTGATGTCTTACTCAATGACGCTCGACCTGGCCTCAAGCTCTCTGCAGATACAAGACAACTCCACAGGCAACCCGAGCATCAAGATGACGCAGCTCGGTGGTGGGGCGACCATGAGCAAATCATTCCCGTTGTATCTCGAAGGCGCCGCAGCCTACAGCCGTTACGACCCACGCTTTGTCGCAACTGATGGCGCCGAGCGCCGCTCGATTCCGGTCAAATGGAACTCAGTCTCTGCAACCGGCGGTGTCGGCTGGGACTTCCCCATCAGCGATGAAGTGGTAGTGCGCCCAATCGCCAGCGTGGGTCTGGGCTACATGACCAGCGACATCAACGCGGCGCGGATATTTATCAACCGCAAGACCAATAAACAAATCGAATTCCTCGACGACGGCCAGATGAGTGCACTGGGGCTGGGCGGCGCCATGATGCTCGACTGGGAACGTGTACGCCCCGACTACGAAGCTGATATCGAACTGCGCTACAGCTATATGAACTTGCAGCAGATCGGCGGTGATGAAGCCATCAACGGCGAAGTTACTGCCGAAACAGCTAACTTATGGTCACGCTGGCGAGCACCGACTGGCTGGGTGGTGATGCAGCGACCACTGCGCTATGTACTGGAGTTTTCCCACTCTGAATACCTGGGCGAGCAACGCGGCGCCTTGGGCTTTGACCGATTGTCGACTTTTGGTCTCGGCGTCGAATTCGACTCCAGCGCATATGACGTGTTTATCACCCGCACCCGCCTGGTGCTACGACAAATGGTCGGGGACAACGTATCGGGCTTGTCACTAGGCCTAGCGGTTAGTTTTTAG
- a CDS encoding dodecin, which yields MSDHIYKKVEVVGSSKTSIDDAINNAIAECAKSIRNLDWFEVVETRGHIKDGKVCHYQVTLKVGFRLSSS from the coding sequence ATGTCAGACCATATCTACAAAAAAGTCGAAGTCGTTGGCTCATCTAAAACCAGCATCGACGACGCCATCAACAATGCCATTGCCGAATGCGCCAAGTCGATCCGTAACCTCGATTGGTTTGAGGTGGTCGAAACCCGCGGACACATCAAGGACGGCAAGGTTTGTCACTATCAAGTAACCCTCAAAGTCGGGTTCCGCCTGAGCAGTAGCTAA
- a CDS encoding LysR family transcriptional regulator encodes MSQDLPPLNALRAFEAAARLNSVSAAADELNVTHGAVSRQIKVLEEQLGLTLFNKDGRGLKLTDSGVRLRDTSSEVFQRLRQTCAELKQGQAESPFVLACPGSLLARWFIPRLDRLNRELPDLRLQLSASEGDLDPRGAGVDATLWFAEPPWPADMRVFELAAERIGPVVSPRYSHFNALAQGSAEGLLNEPLLHTTSRPQAWPSWAQSNAITPAKLRLGQGFEHLYYLLEAAAAGLGVAIAPQQLVADDLAGGRLVAPWGFVETSARLALWVPKRQLDKRAERLARWLERELSR; translated from the coding sequence ATGAGCCAAGACCTTCCGCCCTTGAATGCATTACGTGCATTCGAAGCCGCAGCCCGCCTAAACAGCGTCAGCGCTGCGGCAGACGAGCTAAACGTCACGCATGGCGCCGTCAGCAGACAGATCAAAGTGCTGGAAGAGCAGCTCGGCCTGACGCTGTTCAACAAGGACGGTCGCGGTCTTAAACTCACAGATTCAGGCGTGCGTTTGCGCGATACCAGCTCAGAGGTTTTCCAACGATTGCGGCAAACCTGCGCGGAGCTCAAACAAGGGCAAGCTGAATCACCCTTTGTTCTGGCCTGTCCCGGCAGCTTGCTCGCCCGCTGGTTTATCCCTCGGCTCGACCGGCTGAACCGCGAACTGCCCGACCTACGCTTACAGCTGTCTGCCAGCGAAGGCGACCTGGACCCGCGCGGCGCGGGTGTCGATGCCACGCTATGGTTTGCCGAGCCGCCGTGGCCTGCGGACATGCGTGTATTCGAGTTGGCAGCGGAGCGTATCGGCCCGGTCGTAAGCCCGCGCTATAGCCACTTTAATGCGCTGGCGCAGGGTTCTGCCGAAGGTTTACTCAACGAGCCGCTGCTGCACACGACCTCACGCCCGCAAGCGTGGCCCAGCTGGGCACAGAGCAATGCCATCACCCCAGCAAAGTTGCGCCTAGGCCAAGGTTTCGAGCATTTGTATTATTTGCTGGAAGCCGCTGCGGCCGGGCTCGGTGTCGCCATCGCCCCGCAACAACTGGTTGCTGACGACTTGGCGGGCGGGCGCTTAGTGGCCCCCTGGGGTTTTGTTGAAACCTCGGCACGGCTGGCATTATGGGTACCGAAGCGCCAGCTGGATAAGCGCGCAGAGCGCCTGGCGCGATGGCTAGAACGCGAATTATCGCGCTGA
- the trpB gene encoding tryptophan synthase subunit beta, producing the protein MTSFRNGPDTNGLFGAFGGQYVAETLMPLIHDLADEYEKAKQDPEFAKELAYFQRDYVGRPSPLYFAERLTEHCGGAKIYFKREELNHTGAHKINNCIGQILLARRMGKKRIIAETGAGMHGVATATVAARFGLECVIYMGTTDIDRQQANVFRMKLLGATVIPVVAGTGTLKDAMNEALRDWVTNVDSTFYLIGTVAGPHPYPAMVRDFQAVIGKETRDQMQAQEGRLPDSLVACIGGGSNAMGLFHPFLDDQSIEIIGVEAAGHGIETGKHAASLNGGVPGVLHGNRTFLLQDDDGQIIDAHSISAGLDYPGIGPEHAWLHEIGRVQYTSITDNEALDAFHKCCRLEGIIPALESAHALAEVFKRAPSLPSDHLMVINLSGRGDKDMQTVMHHMADAVNQQENH; encoded by the coding sequence ATGACTTCATTTCGCAATGGTCCTGACACCAACGGCCTGTTTGGCGCGTTTGGCGGTCAGTACGTCGCCGAAACCCTGATGCCGTTGATTCACGATTTGGCTGACGAATACGAAAAAGCCAAGCAAGATCCTGAGTTTGCTAAGGAGCTGGCTTACTTTCAGCGCGATTATGTGGGCCGTCCAAGCCCACTTTATTTCGCTGAGCGACTGACCGAGCATTGCGGCGGGGCGAAGATTTACTTCAAGCGTGAAGAGCTCAACCACACTGGCGCGCACAAAATTAACAACTGCATCGGTCAGATCCTGCTGGCGCGGCGCATGGGTAAAAAACGCATCATCGCTGAGACTGGCGCAGGCATGCATGGCGTTGCCACTGCAACTGTTGCGGCACGCTTTGGCCTCGAATGTGTGATTTACATGGGCACCACTGACATTGATCGTCAGCAGGCCAACGTCTTCCGCATGAAGTTGCTGGGCGCCACCGTGATTCCGGTGGTTGCTGGCACTGGCACCCTGAAAGATGCGATGAACGAAGCGCTGCGCGACTGGGTTACCAACGTCGATAGCACCTTCTACCTGATCGGTACTGTTGCCGGGCCGCACCCGTATCCAGCGATGGTGCGTGACTTCCAGGCAGTGATCGGCAAAGAAACCCGCGACCAAATGCAGGCGCAAGAAGGCCGTCTGCCAGACAGCCTGGTGGCTTGCATCGGCGGTGGTTCTAACGCCATGGGCCTGTTCCATCCGTTTCTTGATGACCAATCAATTGAAATCATCGGTGTTGAAGCGGCCGGTCACGGTATTGAAACCGGCAAGCACGCAGCCAGCCTTAACGGTGGCGTTCCTGGCGTGCTGCACGGCAATCGCACGTTCTTGCTGCAAGATGACGACGGCCAGATCATTGATGCGCACTCAATTTCAGCCGGGCTTGATTATCCGGGTATTGGCCCGGAGCACGCATGGTTGCATGAGATTGGCCGCGTGCAATACACCTCGATCACCGACAACGAAGCGCTCGATGCCTTCCATAAATGCTGCCGCCTTGAAGGCATCATTCCGGCACTGGAAAGCGCCCACGCATTGGCTGAAGTATTCAAGCGTGCACCGAGCCTGCCAAGCGACCACTTGATGGTTATCAACTTGTCAGGTCGCGGTGACAAAGACATGCAAACCGTTATGCATCACATGGCTGATGCCGTAAATCAGCAGGAGAACCACTGA
- the trpA gene encoding tryptophan synthase subunit alpha — MSRLHARFAELKQQNRAALVTFVTAGDPGYDASLAILKGLPKAGADVIELGMPFTDPMADGPAIQLANIRALAAKQDLAKTLKMVREFRQDDQSTPLVLMGYFNPIHKYGVERFIAEAKESGVDGLIVVDLPPEHNVDLCDPAQAAGLDFIRLTTPTTDDKRLPKVLNGSSGFVYYVSVAGVTGAGAATLEHVEQAVARLRRHTDLPISIGFGIRTPEHAATIARLADGVVVGSALIDQIEKADSSDAAIKGVLDLCSQLAEGVRGARK; from the coding sequence ATGAGCCGCCTGCACGCTCGTTTTGCCGAACTCAAGCAACAAAATCGCGCCGCGCTGGTGACCTTCGTCACCGCAGGCGATCCCGGTTATGACGCCTCATTGGCGATTCTCAAAGGCTTGCCGAAGGCGGGCGCTGATGTCATCGAACTGGGTATGCCGTTTACCGATCCAATGGCTGATGGCCCGGCGATCCAGCTGGCCAATATTCGCGCCTTGGCCGCCAAGCAAGACCTGGCCAAGACCCTGAAGATGGTGCGTGAGTTTCGCCAGGACGACCAAAGCACTCCGCTGGTATTGATGGGTTACTTCAACCCGATTCACAAATACGGAGTTGAGCGCTTTATCGCCGAGGCCAAAGAGTCTGGTGTTGATGGTTTGATCGTGGTCGATCTGCCGCCAGAGCATAACGTTGATTTGTGTGATCCGGCGCAAGCGGCGGGGCTCGACTTTATCCGCCTGACCACCCCAACCACTGACGACAAGCGTTTGCCGAAAGTGCTCAACGGCAGCTCGGGTTTTGTTTACTACGTCTCGGTTGCGGGTGTGACTGGTGCTGGTGCGGCCACGCTGGAGCACGTCGAGCAGGCGGTTGCGCGCCTGCGTCGCCACACGGATCTGCCAATTAGCATCGGCTTTGGTATCCGCACCCCTGAACACGCTGCAACCATCGCCCGTTTGGCTGATGGTGTTGTGGTGGGTTCGGCGCTGATCGATCAAATCGAAAAAGCCGACAGCAGCGATGCCGCCATTAAAGGTGTGCTCGACCTGTGCAGCCAGTTGGCTGAAGGGGTACGCGGCGCGCGTAAGTAA
- the recC gene encoding exodeoxyribonuclease V subunit gamma — protein MLTLYHAPDLETLGELATTLLAQPLRDPFAAIKVVVPSQGMGRWLTLELARKQGIAMQLDVQLPAKFVWDLSRLALGQLPEQSAFSPTTLSWRLYDWLCEVDNLAQTPRLAHYLEGGDERRRLSLAAKIADVFDQYLLYRDDWLAAWERDELLDLGPDEAWQALLWRELTKDGHPHRARLLDDLLSRLYSGDAIADMPERLLVFGISSLPPHHMRVLDGLAKHTEVIIFALNPCREAWGEIRDIRELARQPELSPDDWYLDVGHPLLASLGKQGRDFFDSLFSLASSEGSQEIGLYSEDDALHDDSLLQALQNDILRLQTRTPEQRLLLREDDRSLEVHVAHSPLREVEILHDQLLARFKADPELTPDQVVVLTPDIERYAPYIEAVFAPREGVPRIPFSLADRSMRAEIPLIEAFISLLGLPDSRFAAEEVLTWLEQPAIARKAGIEAEDLPLIRDWLHDAGVRWGRDSSHRQQLGLPADAAFTWRQGLDRLLLGFAAPPQLAGLAAPLLGESWPLDALEGARGQLLGRLAGFVERLAGLAQNMQRSRSLSEWAQTLLELVDNLFDEREAGDTLLLLSKACAALQEQALASGIERPLELALIRQQLSAALEQGSGASGFLTGAVTFCTMVPMRSLPFKQVCLLGLDDGALPRRTPAAGFDLIGQKPRRGDRARRLDDRYLLLETLLSARGGLYLSYVGRDPRSNAELPPSVLISELLEVVDLTAVCAGAEHAYAQTASKHIVLQHPLQPFAPANFQGERHAGFAAPWFRAAQRLAEPVNMLAQPFVERLPEPDEEWLTLEPSQLIHCFKHPARYLLEQRLGLRLAQTEDALAGDEPFSVEWTSTHGLRQLALQAIERNWSEAEERAVAAASGWLPVGELGQAYWGQIRGPIRAFAPSLFAERPDDAPQPVLVDIKLAGVRIHGWLEGVCESGLFDYRLRDLGAWELAPFWLRHLLLNCSDNPAVCRESRLLSPKSEWRLGALSNARELLEPWLLAYRSALCEPLPVLAKCSYGFAKKWRKPGRKEPIDAARSEARILWLGNDFMIGESQDPWNALAFRDREPLNERFETLAEQLYGPALDALQGDEEEQ, from the coding sequence ATGCTGACTCTGTATCACGCGCCAGACTTGGAAACCCTTGGTGAGCTTGCGACCACGCTGCTCGCCCAACCGCTGCGTGACCCGTTCGCGGCAATCAAAGTGGTGGTGCCGAGTCAGGGCATGGGGCGCTGGTTGACGCTTGAGTTGGCGCGTAAGCAAGGCATCGCCATGCAGTTGGATGTGCAACTGCCCGCTAAATTTGTCTGGGATTTATCACGCTTGGCGCTCGGCCAGTTGCCTGAGCAGTCGGCGTTCTCACCGACCACGCTGAGCTGGCGTCTGTATGACTGGCTTTGCGAAGTCGACAATCTCGCGCAAACCCCACGATTGGCACATTACCTTGAAGGCGGTGATGAGCGCCGCCGGTTGTCGCTGGCGGCGAAAATCGCTGACGTCTTTGACCAATATCTGCTCTACCGCGATGACTGGCTGGCCGCGTGGGAACGTGACGAGTTGCTGGACCTGGGCCCGGATGAAGCCTGGCAAGCCTTGCTCTGGCGTGAACTGACCAAAGATGGTCACCCGCACCGCGCGCGCTTGCTCGATGATTTGCTCAGTCGCTTGTACAGCGGTGACGCAATTGCCGATATGCCGGAGCGGCTGCTGGTGTTTGGCATCAGCAGCTTGCCGCCGCACCACATGCGTGTGCTCGATGGTTTGGCCAAACACACTGAGGTGATCATCTTCGCGCTCAACCCGTGTCGCGAGGCGTGGGGTGAAATTCGTGATATCCGCGAGCTGGCACGCCAGCCAGAATTGAGCCCGGATGACTGGTATCTGGATGTCGGTCACCCATTATTGGCAAGCCTGGGCAAACAGGGGCGCGACTTCTTTGACAGCTTGTTCTCTCTCGCCAGCAGTGAAGGCAGCCAAGAGATTGGCTTGTATTCAGAAGACGATGCATTGCACGACGACAGTCTGCTGCAAGCCCTGCAGAACGATATTTTGCGCTTGCAAACGCGTACGCCCGAGCAGCGTTTGCTACTGCGTGAAGATGATCGTTCGCTAGAAGTTCACGTCGCTCACTCGCCGCTGCGCGAGGTCGAAATCCTCCACGACCAATTACTCGCACGCTTCAAAGCAGACCCAGAGCTGACGCCCGATCAGGTGGTCGTGCTGACCCCGGATATTGAGCGCTATGCGCCTTACATCGAAGCGGTATTTGCGCCGCGTGAAGGCGTGCCGCGTATACCGTTCAGCCTTGCCGACCGCAGCATGCGCGCTGAAATACCGTTGATTGAAGCGTTTATCAGCCTGCTCGGTTTACCCGACAGCCGCTTTGCTGCAGAGGAAGTACTGACCTGGCTTGAACAGCCCGCGATCGCCAGAAAGGCCGGGATTGAAGCCGAAGATTTACCGCTGATACGCGATTGGCTGCACGACGCTGGCGTGCGCTGGGGACGCGACAGCAGCCACCGCCAGCAATTGGGTTTACCGGCCGATGCAGCATTCACCTGGCGTCAGGGACTTGATCGCCTGTTGCTGGGGTTTGCCGCGCCGCCGCAATTAGCCGGTTTGGCTGCGCCGCTGCTGGGTGAAAGCTGGCCGCTGGATGCGCTCGAAGGTGCGCGCGGCCAATTGCTCGGGCGCTTGGCCGGGTTTGTTGAACGACTTGCCGGATTAGCGCAAAACATGCAGCGCTCGCGTTCATTGAGTGAGTGGGCGCAGACCTTACTTGAGCTGGTCGATAACCTGTTTGATGAGCGCGAGGCGGGCGACACTTTATTGTTGCTGTCCAAGGCTTGCGCGGCATTGCAGGAGCAGGCGCTGGCATCCGGTATCGAACGACCGCTTGAGTTAGCGCTGATTCGTCAGCAACTCAGCGCCGCACTTGAGCAGGGCAGCGGTGCCTCCGGGTTTTTAACTGGCGCAGTGACCTTTTGCACCATGGTGCCGATGCGCAGCTTGCCCTTCAAACAGGTTTGCCTGCTCGGGCTGGATGACGGCGCGCTGCCACGCAGAACACCAGCGGCTGGCTTCGATTTGATCGGCCAGAAACCACGCCGTGGTGATCGGGCGCGGCGTTTGGATGATCGTTATTTGCTGCTCGAAACCCTGCTTAGCGCTCGCGGTGGTCTGTACCTCAGCTATGTCGGGCGTGACCCGCGCAGTAACGCTGAGTTGCCGCCTTCGGTGTTGATCAGTGAACTGCTCGAAGTGGTCGATCTGACTGCCGTGTGCGCCGGTGCGGAACATGCCTACGCGCAAACTGCGAGCAAGCACATCGTCCTCCAGCATCCGTTGCAGCCGTTTGCCCCGGCTAACTTTCAGGGCGAGCGCCATGCCGGCTTTGCCGCGCCCTGGTTTCGCGCGGCGCAGCGTCTCGCTGAACCGGTGAATATGCTTGCCCAGCCTTTTGTCGAGCGCTTGCCGGAGCCGGATGAAGAGTGGCTGACACTTGAGCCGAGCCAATTGATTCATTGCTTCAAACACCCTGCGCGTTATCTGCTTGAGCAGCGTTTGGGCCTGCGCCTGGCGCAAACCGAGGACGCATTGGCGGGTGACGAACCCTTTAGCGTTGAGTGGACATCGACCCACGGTTTGCGTCAGTTAGCTCTACAGGCGATTGAGCGCAACTGGAGTGAAGCCGAGGAGCGTGCAGTCGCGGCGGCATCGGGTTGGCTGCCGGTCGGTGAGTTGGGGCAGGCGTATTGGGGGCAAATTCGCGGGCCGATTAGAGCCTTTGCGCCGAGCCTGTTTGCCGAGCGTCCGGACGATGCACCGCAGCCGGTATTGGTCGATATCAAACTCGCGGGTGTGCGCATTCATGGTTGGCTGGAAGGTGTTTGCGAGAGTGGCCTGTTCGATTACCGCTTGCGTGACTTGGGCGCGTGGGAGCTGGCGCCATTCTGGTTGCGTCACTTGCTGCTCAACTGCAGCGATAACCCAGCTGTTTGTCGTGAGAGCAGATTGTTGTCACCCAAAAGCGAGTGGCGTCTTGGCGCACTGAGCAATGCCCGTGAGCTACTCGAGCCGTGGCTGTTGGCTTACCGCTCGGCCTTGTGTGAGCCGTTACCTGTGTTGGCCAAATGCAGTTATGGCTTCGCTAAAAAGTGGCGCAAACCGGGGCGCAAAGAACCGATTGATGCCGCGCGCAGTGAAGCGCGCATTCTGTGGCTGGGAAATGACTTTATGATCGGCGAAAGTCAGGACCCATGGAACGCGCTGGCTTTTCGTGACCGTGAACCGCTGAATGAGCGCTTTGAGACATTGGCTGAGCAATTGTATGGCCCCGCGCTGGACGCCCTGCAAGGCGATGAGGAAGAGCAATGA